In Opisthocomus hoazin isolate bOpiHoa1 chromosome 3, bOpiHoa1.hap1, whole genome shotgun sequence, a genomic segment contains:
- the ZNF622 gene encoding cytoplasmic 60S subunit biogenesis factor ZNF622: MATYTCITCRVAFKDADIQRAHYKTDWHRYNLKRKVADMPPVTAENFQERVLAQRAVAEEQNKVTATYCAVCSKRFSTFNAYENHLKSKKHLELEKKAVQAVSKKVETLNEKNLEKGLGLESVDKDEMNTAIQQAIRAQPSSSPKKTPLPPGNAGSSPLSTGSASLSRSRERSEKPPRLQWFEQQAKKLAKQQAEEEEDMEEDWEDMDSDEDLGSEEEMESVGEEEKEEEQAEGESTPAVGAIPVTDCLFCPHHSRSLTKNVAHMTKAHSFFIPDIEYLVDLRGLIKYLGEKVGVGKICIWCNEKGKSFYSTEAVQAHMNDKSHCKLFTDGDAALEFADFYDFRSSYPDHKDGEDVEGPGERPAERELDYDDDTMELILPSGARVGHRSLMRYYKQRFGLSRTVAVAKNKKAVGRVLQQYRALGWTSQTGAFSAQQRDMRYLQRMKSKWMLKTGMSNNATKQMHFRAQVRF; this comes from the exons ATGGCAACCTACACTTGTATCACTTGCCGCGTGGCTTTCAAGGATGCTGACATTCAGCGTGCCCACTACAAGACGGACTGGCATCGGTACAATCTGAAGCGCAAGGTCGCCGACATGCCCCCTGTCACCGCCGAGAATTTCCAAGAGAGAGTCCTAGCGCAGAgggcggtggcagaggagcaGAACAAAGTCACTGCCACGTACTGCGCAGTTTGCAGCAAGAGGTTCTCCACCTTCAATGCCTACGAGAATCACCTGAAGTCCAAGAAGCACCTGGAGTTGGAGAAGAAAGCTGTTCAAGCTGTCAGCAAGAAGGTGGAAACATTAAATGAAAAGAACCTGGAAAAGGGGCTGGGCCTGGAGAGTGTAGACAAAGATGAAATGAACACGGCTATTCAGCAAGCCATCAGGGCTCAGCCGTCTTCCTCTCCGAAGAAGACGCCTTTACCTCCCGGTAATGCAGGTAGCTCTCCCCTTTCCACAGGAAGTGCCAGCTTATCCCGGAGCAGAGAGCGATCGGAAAAACCTCCACGGCTGCAGTGGTTTGAACAGCAAGCAAAGAAGCTGGCCAAACAgcaagcagaggaagaggaggatatGGAAGAAG ACTGGGAAGATATGGATTCTGATGAAGACCTTGGCTCTGAAGAAGAGATGGAAAgtgtgggagaagaggagaaggaggaggagcaggcagaaggtgaaaGCACTCCAGCTGTTGGGGCCATACCAGTCACGGACTGCTTGTTCTGTCCCCACCATTCAAGATCTCTGACGAAAAATGTGGCCCATATGACAAAAGCTCACAGTTTCTTCATTCCAGACATAGAGTACCTTGTGGATCTCAGAGGACTAATCAAGTACCTGG GAGAGAAGGTTGGTGTTGGGAAAATCTGCATCTGGTGCAATGAGAAGGGGAAATCCTTCTACTCGACAGAAGCCGTACAGGCTCACATGAATGACAAAAGCCACTGCAAACTCTTCACAGATGGAGATGCTGCCCTGGAATTTGCAGACTTCTATGATTTTAG GAGCAGTTACCCTGACCACAAGGATGGGGAAGATGTGGAGGGGCCTGGGGAGCGCCCAGCAGAGAGAGAGTTGGATTATGATGATGACACCATGGAGCTGATCCTTCCTTCAG GTGCAAGAGTGGGTCATCGTTCTTTGATGAGATACTACAAGCAACGGTTTGGTCTGTCAAGAACGGTGGCTGTGGcgaaaaacaagaaagcagtgGGTCGGGTGTTGCAGCAGTACAGAGCTCTGGGCTGGACAAGTCAGACAG GGGCATTCTCTGCGCAGCAGCGGGATATGCGGTACCTGCAGAGGATGAAGTCAAAGTGGATGCTCAAGACAGGAATGAGTAACAATGCTACAAAGCAGATGCATTTCCGGGCGCAAGTCAGATTTTGA
- the RETREG1 gene encoding reticulophagy regulator 1 isoform X2, translating to MPDSEDLGQDDSWKVISSRQDYRPRINQCISETLMNLFVFLQEMSHFKEQNPGKFCLLVCSVCTFFTVLGSYIPGVVLSYVLLLCAFLCPFLKCNEFGQKLCNKIKTVLMKLDFGIVEYINQKKKERSETAKTKPPEDDSELDISALCPKVSPAVVAKELSVSDTDVSEVSWTDNGTFNLSEGYSPQTDTSDDFDRPSDHEEAFARDLSEFPSLENGAGTNDDDDSSIGMPIQQKRQKEQTCFKVDHASRQSKERPSAAGLSLPLTSDQTFNLMSGIAGDVIAAAVSAAIKDQLQSVQQAPSQAVPSLSEETDTEEADDFELLDQSELEQIEKELGLSQGQEAESQEKKKSSGFLSNLLGNH from the exons CTGGAAAGTCATCAGTTCCAGACAAGACTACAGACCCAGAATAAATCAGTGCATTTCAGAAACACTGATGAACTTATTTGTATTTCTGCAAGAAATGTCCCACTTCAAGGAACAAAACCCTGGCAAG TTTTGCCTACTAGTCTGCAGTGTATGTACATTTTTCACTGTCTTGGGAAGTTACATTCCTGGAGTTGTCCTCTCCTATGTCCTGT TATTGTGTGCCTTTTTATGTCCCTTCCTTAAGTGCAATGAATTTGGACAGAAATTGTGCAACAAAATTAAGACTGTTCTGATGAAACTAGATTTTGGAATAGTGGAATATAtcaaccagaagaaaaaagagagatctG aaacagcaaaaacaaaacccccagaagaTGACAGTGAACTAGACATATCAGCCCTGTGTCCTAAG GTTAGTCCTGCAGTAGTTGCCAAAGAGCTGTCAGTGTCTGACACAGATGTATCAGAAGTATCTTGGACTGATAATGGGACCTTTAACTTATCCGAGGGATATTCTCCACAGACAGACACATCTGATG ATTTTGACCGACCTAGTGATCATGAAGAAGCTTTCGCCAGAGATCTTTCAGAATTTCCTTCTTTAGAAAATGGTGCCGGAACAAACGATGACGATGACTCAAGCATCGGTATGCCCATCCAGCAAAAACGACAAAAAGAACAAACGTGTTTCAAGGTGGATCACGCTTCCAGACAGAGTAAAGAGAGACCGTCAGCGGCAGGGCTCTCCTTGCCTTTGACCAGTGACCAAACCTTTAATTTAATGAGTGGAATTGCTGGGGATGTCATTGCAGCTGCCGTGTCTGCTGCCATCAAAGACCAGTTGCAGTCCGTGCAGCAAGCTCCCTCACAGGCAGTGCCCAGTTTGAGCGAGGAGACAGACACAGAAGAAGCTGATGATTTTGAACTGCTTGACCAGTCTGAGCTTGAGCAGATTGAGAAAGAATTGGGACTTTCACAAGGCCAAGAAGCAGAatcccaggaaaagaaaaaatcttcagGCTTCCTGTCAAATTTGCTTGGAAATCATTAA